From Sediminibacterium sp. TEGAF015, a single genomic window includes:
- a CDS encoding GDCCVxC domain-containing (seleno)protein — translation MENTLTLQSSITCPNCGFQKVETMPTDACQYFYQCTNCQTVLKPQQGDCCVFCSYGTVACPPIQMNKSCCK, via the coding sequence ATGGAAAATACATTAACACTGCAATCCAGTATCACTTGCCCAAATTGTGGTTTTCAGAAAGTGGAAACAATGCCGACGGATGCTTGTCAATATTTTTATCAATGTACAAACTGCCAAACTGTATTAAAGCCGCAGCAGGGAGATTGTTGTGTATTTTGTAGTTATGGCACTGTCGCTTGTCCACCTATACAAATGAATAAATCTTGTTGTAAGTAA
- the merTP gene encoding mercuric transport protein MerTP: MISAKSSGTFTGAGVLAAIAASLCCMTPIIALLAGSSSIVANFSWIEPARPYLVGLSIAVLAFAWYFKLKPAKTNVVDCNCATTKKPSFLQTKTFLAIVTVFAILMMTLPLYAKMFYPKQKVQATAPAVFDHQQQVKFIIQGMTCKACEEHVNSELSKVNGVLAYKTSYATRSSLVSFDKSKIDEKTIEAAINRTGYKVKSYQFTR; encoded by the coding sequence ATGATAAGTGCAAAATCATCAGGAACATTTACGGGCGCAGGTGTTCTTGCTGCCATAGCTGCTTCACTTTGTTGTATGACGCCTATTATTGCATTACTTGCCGGTAGCAGCAGTATTGTCGCTAACTTTTCATGGATAGAACCGGCAAGGCCGTATTTAGTAGGTTTATCAATTGCTGTATTGGCATTTGCATGGTATTTTAAATTAAAACCAGCTAAGACAAACGTTGTGGATTGCAATTGCGCAACAACTAAGAAGCCTTCATTCCTTCAGACTAAAACATTTTTAGCTATCGTAACTGTATTTGCTATTTTGATGATGACTCTTCCGCTATATGCAAAAATGTTTTATCCAAAACAAAAAGTACAGGCAACAGCTCCTGCAGTATTTGATCATCAACAACAGGTAAAGTTTATCATACAAGGTATGACTTGCAAGGCATGTGAGGAACATGTAAATAGTGAACTGTCTAAAGTAAATGGCGTATTAGCTTATAAAACCTCTTATGCCACCAGAAGCAGCCTAGTCAGTTTTGATAAATCAAAAATTGATGAGAAAACAATAGAAGCAGCCATTAATAGAACAGGGTATAAAGTAAAAAGCTATCAATTTACCCGGTAG
- a CDS encoding ArsR/SmtB family transcription factor — MDNNTCIRLFADHEQIKSCKNKLRTAQESFASLSNILALAGNEVRLKIVYLLEEEKELCPCDLSDILGISIPAVSQHLRKLKDGNIVETRKEGQTIYYSLTQENLKILKPFFKHIKVQTQKLETV, encoded by the coding sequence ATGGACAATAATACTTGTATCAGGCTCTTTGCCGATCATGAGCAAATAAAGAGTTGCAAAAACAAGTTAAGAACTGCACAAGAGTCTTTTGCAAGCTTGTCTAACATATTAGCCTTGGCAGGTAACGAAGTAAGGCTCAAGATTGTTTATTTATTGGAAGAAGAAAAGGAATTGTGTCCTTGTGATCTTTCTGATATTTTAGGAATTAGTATTCCGGCAGTATCACAACATCTGCGAAAACTGAAGGATGGAAATATTGTTGAAACCCGTAAGGAAGGGCAAACAATTTATTATTCACTTACACAGGAAAATCTAAAGATTTTAAAGCCCTTCTTTAAACATATTAAGGTACAAACTCAAAAACTGGAAACGGTATGA